A window of the Streptomyces sp. Ag109_O5-10 genome harbors these coding sequences:
- a CDS encoding Pr6Pr family membrane protein, whose translation MTTPPIPRDIPDLPAVPGTPVLIPGHVPATAVVAPVRRPVTAAFRLLTAVLASAGVGLELLLGSSDRILSYFGVQAAILLALVSLASARRAWLAGRPLPSSLTGAALLYAVVSSLVYHLLLGHTTPPFSMTGSTHLPVAWHGQWLALQLLYTAAPAAALLDWLILTPPGRLHLRQTTAWMLYPLAYLAFTLVRAELVLPGTPGRYLYPFLDAEQHSYRATFANALLIGLACYALAVLLVALDHTRPNPVGRRP comes from the coding sequence ATGACGACTCCTCCGATACCCAGGGACATTCCCGACCTCCCCGCGGTCCCGGGCACGCCCGTACTCATACCCGGACACGTTCCGGCGACGGCCGTGGTCGCCCCCGTCCGCCGCCCCGTGACCGCCGCGTTCCGTCTCCTGACGGCCGTGCTGGCGTCGGCGGGTGTGGGGCTGGAACTGCTGCTGGGCAGCTCGGACCGGATCCTGAGCTACTTCGGAGTACAGGCGGCGATACTCCTCGCCCTGGTCAGCCTCGCCTCGGCCCGCCGGGCCTGGCTGGCGGGCCGTCCGCTGCCCTCGTCCCTGACCGGCGCTGCACTTCTCTACGCCGTGGTCTCGTCGCTGGTCTACCACCTGCTGCTGGGCCACACGACTCCCCCGTTCTCGATGACGGGCTCGACGCACCTTCCGGTGGCCTGGCACGGGCAGTGGCTGGCCCTGCAGCTCCTCTACACGGCGGCCCCCGCGGCAGCGCTCCTGGACTGGCTGATCCTCACACCCCCGGGCCGACTCCACCTCCGCCAGACGACGGCGTGGATGCTGTATCCCCTGGCCTACCTGGCCTTCACCCTCGTCCGGGCCGAGCTGGTCCTTCCCGGCACGCCGGGCCGCTACCTCTACCCCTTCCTGGACGCCGAGCAGCACAGCTACCGAGCCACCTTCGCCAACGCCCTCCTCATCGGCCTCGCCTGCTACGCCCTGGCAGTCCTCCTGGTAGCCCTGGACCACACCCGCCCGAACCCGGTCGGACGCCGCCCCTAA